In Edaphobacter aggregans, the sequence GAGGCTAAGCAAGATCGAGGCGCTCCCGGGTGAGACGATCGAGGTGGAGATTACGGTGCATCCGTATCAGGCTGCGGCTCGCGTGGTGCGAGTACCGGTGACTCTGCCAGCGGAGCTGACGCCAGGAACACTGCGCGTGATGGTGAGCGATGGAGCTTCGGTGGACAAATTGACCACGCCTCCGGGGGGTGCGGCGCAACGGGCGTCGGGAGTATCCGACACGGTGGCGCAGATCAATCGACTGCATGATAACGACCGGGTGTATGTGACGCTGCTGGATCATGCGGCGCAGGCGGTACTGGAGAGCGAGACGCTGCCGGAGGTGCCGTTGTCGATGGCCAATGTGCTGGGGCCGCTGAAGGATGCACAGAAGATGCAGCTGACGGGGGAGAGCGTGGTGGAGTTGGGGTCGTCTGAGACGGGGTATGCCATAGCGGGGTCGCAGACTCTGAACCTTGTTGTACGGTAAGGAGTTGGACGGCATTACCGAAGTAAGGGTTGATGCTGCCCTTGTTCTCCGACGTGGGTGACGTTCGGGTGGGCCTTTCGTTCGAGGCTTTATGTGGAGTTTTGCGCGAGGGGATGTTGTAGCATCAAACAACAGCGCGGACGACTACGTTGGCGCTCAGAAGGAAACAGATTTCGAATGAGTGAATTTCATGGGTTGGCTGTGCATGCGGCCGGTGCACATTTGCTGCCGTATAAGTACGATCCCGGCGAGTTGCTTGCAGATGAGGTTGAGATCAAAATCTCGCACTGTGGCGTGTGTCATAGCGATATTCATCTGATCGACAACGATTGGGGCTTCAGCAAGTATCCGTTTATTCCTGGCCATGAGGTCGTGGGGACCGTGGTGGGGGTAGGCAGCGATGTGAAGAGCCACACCGTGGGCCAGCGGGTCGGCGTGGGCTGGCAGTCCGATAGCTGTGGGATATGCGAGTGGTGCCGACAAGGTGATGAGCATCTCTGCGCGAAGGCTCAGCCGACGTGCGTGGGCCGGAATGGCGGCTATGCGGACCGGATCCGCGTGAACTGGCGGTTTGCGATTACGATTCCTGACGCGCTGGAGAGCGAGGGCGTGGCTCCGCTGCTTTGCGGGGGGATTACGGTGTATTCGCCACTACGGAACCATGGGGTGCGGCCGTCGTCGCGGGTAGGTGTGATTGGGATTGGCGGTTTGGGCCACATGGGTCTGCAGTTTGCCAAGGCGTTCGGCGCTGAGGTGACAGCGTTTTCGACCTCGAAGGACAAGGAAGCTGAGGCGCGGGAGCTAGGGGCTCACCAGTTTGTGAATACGCGAGATACGGGCGCGCTGAAGAAGGTTGCGGGATCATTTGATTTCCTGCTCTCGACGGTGAGCGCGGATCAGGACTGGCAGGGGTATGTGAATGCTCTGCGGCCAAAGGGAATGATGTGTGTGGTTGGGGTTCCTCCTTCTCCTATTCAGCTTCAGGCATTTGCACTTCTTGGACAGCAGAAGGCGGTTTCGGGAAGCCCTACGGGCAGCCCGCGCGATCTGTACGAGATGTTGGATGTGGCGGCTCGCCATGGGGTGAAGGCCATTACGGAGCGGTATGCCATGGCCAAGGCGAACGATGCGGTTGCCAAGGTGAAAAAGAACCAGGTTCGATACAGAGCCGTTCTGGCGAATTAGTTTTTGGCGTGATTAATCATGTGGGCGGAGGCTTCGGCTTCCGCCTTTTTCTTCTGCGTGCTTTAGACTCAGGAACACGATGATGCG encodes:
- a CDS encoding NAD(P)-dependent alcohol dehydrogenase, whose amino-acid sequence is MSEFHGLAVHAAGAHLLPYKYDPGELLADEVEIKISHCGVCHSDIHLIDNDWGFSKYPFIPGHEVVGTVVGVGSDVKSHTVGQRVGVGWQSDSCGICEWCRQGDEHLCAKAQPTCVGRNGGYADRIRVNWRFAITIPDALESEGVAPLLCGGITVYSPLRNHGVRPSSRVGVIGIGGLGHMGLQFAKAFGAEVTAFSTSKDKEAEARELGAHQFVNTRDTGALKKVAGSFDFLLSTVSADQDWQGYVNALRPKGMMCVVGVPPSPIQLQAFALLGQQKAVSGSPTGSPRDLYEMLDVAARHGVKAITERYAMAKANDAVAKVKKNQVRYRAVLAN